Proteins from a single region of Argiope bruennichi chromosome 6, qqArgBrue1.1, whole genome shotgun sequence:
- the LOC129972485 gene encoding 28S ribosomal protein S17, mitochondrial-like has translation MANALKSAIFFAKVVTSDISNAIKVSVPKYKMDERLTMYFKEHTFLYAEDPSKKCKEGDYVIVRELPPESQNKNITHVVEQLVYERGNYIDPLTGKKCAGTEFVEDIKRTSALFGIERPYQKLI, from the coding sequence atggcAAATGCTTTGAAATCAGCTATATTTTTCGCAAAAGTTGTTACATCAGATATTAGTAATGCAATCAAAGTGAGTGTACCGAAATACAAAATGGATGAAAGACTCACTATGTATTTCAAAGAACACACATTTCTGTATGCTGAAGATCcttcaaaaaaatgtaaagaaggGGATTATGTTATTGTCAGAGAACTGCCTCCTGaatcgcaaaataaaaatattactcacGTTGTGGAACAACTTGTTTATGAACGAGGGAATTATATTGATCCTCTCACAGGTAAAAAGTGTGCAGGAACTGAGTTTGTTGAAGATATTAAAAGGACATCTGCCTTATTTGGAATTGAACGGCcttatcagaaattaatttaa